Genomic segment of Armatimonadota bacterium:
TCGGCGCGCCCAGCCGCTTGGCCAGCGTCGCTTCCATCGCCATCATCCGCGCGGCATCGTCGATGCGGCCATCCGACAGGAAGACCGAAACCAGACCGGCGATGCACGACTGCACGCCCAGAATGTCGCCCATCTCGTCGAAGATCGTGAGGGCGCGGCAGATCAACTCCAGCGGTTCCACGTCCTCGCCCTCCAGCGAGAGAATCTTCGCCAGGTTCGTGCTGGCACGAGCCACGCCCGCCCACTGCCCAAAGCCGTCATAAATGCGCAGGCTCTCTCGCGCATAGTGCGCCGCCAGGGCCAATCGGCCCTGGAAGCGGGCCCAAATGCTGAGGTTGGAGTACGCCTTGGCGATACCGTCATAGTTCTGCAATTCGGTCTCGATGCGGAGCGATTCATCGAAGTGCCGCTTAGCGTCCTCGTACTCCTCCAACTCCGAGAGCGCAAAGGCGAGGTACAAGTGGGCCAGCGAACTGCCCGTGGTATCGCCGCTTGCATCGGAAATCGCGAGGCTTTCCTCAAGGAAATCCTTGGCTGGGAGTTGCTGATTCCGGCGAATCGACACCGCCCCAAGACCCAGCAGGCTGGACGCGATGCGCCGCTGGTCGCCCACCGTGCGACCCAAGTCGAGCGACTTCGAGAAACCGGTTTCGGCGGCTTCCAGCGCGGTCCGCAAAAGCTCCACCTGTCCGAGCAACTGGTACGCGGACGCCAGCTTTTCCGGCTGAACTCGGCCTTCGGCCGCCGCCACCAACGACTGCAAGCGATCGCGATGCCGGTCAAAAACGCCGTGCGTCTGCCAAAACCAACCGAGATCGACGGCGAGGTCGAGCGCCTCGTCGAACCGCTCGTGAGCCTCCAACCACTCCAGCGCCGCGATGAGGTTCGGCGTTTCTGACCGAAGTCGGAGGCTCGCCACTGCTCGCTTCGGCCCTTGTGCGTCGTGCGCCGCTTGCTTGGCAAGGCGGGCATAGTACTCGGCGTGGCGTTCTCCAAGTGATTCGATATCGCCAACTACCGATTGCTCCATGCTGAACCGCCGAACCAGGTCCAGCATCTCAAATCGCGTCGGTTGGGTTTGCGCCGCTGGCTGGGTGGACCAGATGAGGGCGCGCGCCATCAGACTTCGCAGGATCGCGGGCAAGCCGTCTTCGCGCAACACGTCTTCCGCCGCATCCAGCGTCCACCCGCCCCGGAAAACCGACAACCGACTCAGTGCCCGCTTGGTCGGTTCCGAAAGCATCGCAAAGCAGTGGTTGAGCGCGGCGTGGATCGACTGGTGGCGACTTGGCACGTCCGACGCGTGTCCAGACAGCGTCTCCAATCGCTCGGAAACCTCTTGCAGAAGGTCGTAAACTGAACTCGTCTGAGTCCGTGCCGCCGCAATCTCGATCGCCAGCGGAAAGCCCTCCAGTCGTCGACACAAAACGGCTAGCATCTCGGCCTCGCCCTCGGTGGGCTGGTAGTTCGGCACAATCGACCGAATCCGGTCGAGAAGCATCTGGAAACTGGGGTTGCCCAGCAGTTCTCGCAAGTCGGCAGTATTCGGCGGCACCGGAAGCGGGGCAAGGGCATGGACGACCTCGCCGTTCAGCCCAAGGCTCACCTGCGAGGTGGTCAGAACCTGGACGTTCGGACACTGATTGAGAATCTGCCGAACGACTTCGACTCCCGTCTCCACAAAGTGCTCGAAGTTATCGAGGATCAGGAGCGTGCTGGACGCATACGAAAGACGCTGAACCAACGACTGAGCCGGTCCCGGTTCAATTTCGGTCTGGATCACCTCCGCGAGGTTTTCATCGGGGTCGTGGGGAGCCAACTGCACATAGCAGACCTCGGCAAAACGAGGAGCCGCGTCGAGGCCAACCTGGATGGCCAAACGGGTCTTGCCAACCCCCGGTAAACCCAAAATCGTGATTAATCGCGACCGGTCGGACAGCAGTCCGCGAATCGCGTCCAGCGAGTCTTCGCGGCCATAAAACCGGGAAATCGGGCTTGGAACGTTGTGGTTAGAACTAGCTTCGGCATGCGTCACCGCCATCGTCGGAATGCTTTCGTGAGTCAGATCCTCCACCACCGCCAACATTTCCCGGCTTGGCGCAAGGCCTGATTGCTTTGCCATCTCGGCGTATTCCGCCATGTGCCGCCGGATGCCGCCGGTATTACCCGTCAGCCCGTACAGCTTCATCAGCCGGATATGGTGTTCCTCGACGTGCGGCTCCAGCCGGACGAGTTTGCGCTGCCACTCGATCGACTCGTCGAGGTCGTTGTTTTGTTCATCCATGGTGGTCAGCTCTTTCAGCGCCCGCACGTACTTTTCCGCCAACACCAACCGCTCGACACGCACCCACGTGTCGTTCATGCCCTTCAGCAGTTCGTCCGAATACAACCCTTCGGCTTCGACCAATCGCGCTCGCCGGTCGCCGGGAGACCCAGATTCGTCCAGAACCAAAGTCAGGAACCGCTCGACATCGACGTCGACCAGGTCCCGCTCGATGGCCACGCAGTTTCGGTCGGTCGTCAGCAAGTCTCGCTCGCCAAACTCCTTTCGAATCCATGCGATCGCCTGATTCAGACTCGCCCGCGCCGCCACCCGATCCGATTGCGGCCAGAACAGATCGGCAATCACTTCGCGGTACATAAATCGACCCGAATTCAGAGCCAGGTACGCGAAGAGTTGCGCCGTTTTCTGCGTCTGAAAGGCGTCGATTCTGCGCTCGGGAGACTCGGCGGACAACCCGCCGAACAGCTTGACCTTCCATCGTTTCGTCTGGTCTGCGCTCATGGAAAATGCCGATCCCGGTACCGACGCAGTATACGCCGTGCCCGGCCGTCGAACTTTGCCATGAAGAGCATTGTCAGTCTGCGGAAAAAAAGGCCCCCGCCTCCGCAGTAAGGGAGCGGGAGCCAATGTACATGGGGGTTTATTGGTTTTTTCGTTTACGAGAAATCAGGGCCAGAGCGCCAAGGCCGAGTACTGCGAAGCTGGCAGGTTCGGGAACCGGAACCATCGCGTAAGCGTGGGTTGCTCCGTTATGCACACCCGTGCCAACGATCACTCCGGAATCGCTGATGCCCATCGCCGATGACGACGTGTTCGTCAGCAGGTCCCATCCATTGCTGTTGACCAGCAGGTCCGCAAGTCGGTACGTGTTGGTGCCATCGTATAGGAACGGAATCGCAAAGGCCGAGGAGGCCGTTCCGACCACCCATCCGCTGTCGTTGACGCCCCGGGCCGAACCCTGGCTTGTACCGGTCGGGAGAGCGATGGCGCTCATGCCGCCGCCTGCCGTCCAGACGAACGGAAGCGAGTTCGCGCCACCATTCAGCGAGCTCGAACCAACCACGTAGCCCGCGTTGCTCACGTCGAACGCGATGGCGCTGTTGTGGCCGAAGCTGGTGAGCGAACCAAGCGACGAAGTCGTGCCCGTGCTCATGTCGTAAACCAAGCCGACGGTGACGGCGGCGTTGTTCGGGTCCCAGCCTTCGCCCACGACCAAACCGGAGTCGTTGACGCCAAACGCGGTGACAAAGTAGCTACCGTTGCTGGTGGTCGCCGTGATGAACGATCCGGTTCCGCCTTGGTAGATGACCGCTCGCTGGTTGGTACCGCTGTTGGCCGATCCAACCGCGACTTTGTTGTTGTTGACGTCGTTGGCATCGCCGAGGGTCTGGCCCGACGGAAGCCCGAGTTGCGTGGCCACGCCGTTCTCCCACATAACCGGCAATCGGCTCGAACCGAACGAGGTCGTTGCGCCCACGCCGACGACCGTTCCGCTATCGTTCACACCGTTTCCAACGCAGTAGTTACGGACTGGCGAGGCAAGATTCGAAAGACCAGAGAGGCCCCCGCCCTGGGTCCAAGTGTAAGCCTGGGTTTTGCCGGTGCCGAACGAACGTCCGGTTGCGATGCCGCTGGCCGAAATTCGAAAGCCTTGGGAGGCAGAGTCGGTCGAGTTAACGACTCCGAGGTCGACGATAGTGTACTGAGGTTGATCAGCGACAGCGGTGGCGCCTACGGACAGAACCGCGAGGCCAAGCAGACCCTTCGCGGAATTCATGGTAATCGATTTCATATCTTCTCCTTTGCCAGAGCCCCACCGCTGACTGCTGCGTCGCTCTGATGTTGGGCTGAGCCCCCAAACTGTCATCCAGTGTAGAGAGGAGAACTCTAAAAAGACTCAAAAATGCCCTGGTAGAAATGCGGGAACAAATTTTCTTGCGATTTTTCTCTGCCGACCAGGTTGCTCTGGGTTAATCTGGCGACATGAGAGCATTGGCGTTTGGAGTGGGGGCCGCGGGGCTGGCCGTGATGGTCGCAGCGATCCAACGTTCCGAGTCACCGGTCGATCGATTTCTGAAGTCGCTGACCGCCGATCAGCGGGCTCAGGCGATGAAGTCCTTCGATGATCCGTATCGGACCAATTGGCGATTCGTCCCGGCCTCGCGTGAAGGTATTCACCTAAAGGATCTCACCCCCGACCAAGCAAAGCTCGCCGCCGATCTGCTCCACTCATCCCTCAGCGACGCGGGCTATAAGAGGGTCGAGACGATCAAGGGCTTAGAGAACGTGCTCAAGGAAATGGAGGGCGGAAACCCTGGTCGCGATCAAGGACTCTACACCTTCACCTTCTTCGGTTCGCCGTCGCTAACTGCGCCTTGGGGCTGGCGGTACGAGGGTCACCATGTTTCACTGAACTTCACCTACAAGGGCGGTCGTTTGGTGTCATCCACTCCACAGTTCTTCGGCGCGAACCCGGCCGAAGTCATGTCGGGACCCCAAAAGGGTACGCGCGCGTTGCCCAAAGAGCAAGACCTTGCGTTCGCTTTGCTGGGCTCGCTCAACACCAGTCAGCTTTCCGACGCCCTGATCGCCACCAGTGCGCCTGGCGAAATCGTGACAAGCAACGCCCGCAAGGTTTCGATTCAAGAAGACAAGGGGCTGCACTACGCCGACCTCGATGCCAAGCAGAAACAAGCGCTGTTGAACCTGGTGAAGGTCTACACCGAAAGCCAAACCGGTGAGGAAGCCAAGCGGCGCTGGAACCGCGTCGAACCAAACACGATCGTGTTCGCGTGGATGGGCTCGACCAAACCCGGCAAGGGCCACTACTACCGAATCCAAGGGTCGAAGTTTCTCATCGAATACGATAACACGCAGAACGACGCAAACCACATCCACTCGGTCTGGCGCGACTTCGACGGCGATTTCGGCGAAGACGTCCTCGCGGACCACTACGCCGAGTGGCATCACTCGCCTAACTAGATGTCACGGTTCGGTACGCATTAGCTTGCAACAAAGCAACTCAGGTCGCGACGAACGCAGGGCTGTAAGCCCGTCTTAGTCCTAGCCCAGGTCGGAGTTTCGAATAAACGAAGCCCTATTCATCAGCCAAGGCAAAATACCCATGGATCATTTTCCAGAAAGGAATGGTTGAATGGATCAACCGATGAAACGGCGAATCCTCTTTGGCCTGTTCCTGGCATTCGCTGGAATCGCCGCCGCGACGGCTTTCTACCTCGAAGGCTGGTGGATTCCCAACTATCCCTCCGAACGTGATTATCCCGTCCGGGGCATCGACGTGTCACACCACCAAGGAGTGATCAATTGGAACGCCATACCCAAATCGGTGCAATTCGCTTACATCAAGGCGACCGAAGGTACCGATTACGTCGATCCGAACTTCACCTCAAATTGGAAAGGCAGTGCATTGGTCAACATCCGCCACGGCGCCTACCACTTCTATAGGCTCGATAAGCCTGGCATGAAGCAAGCGGAAAACTTTCTCAGGTCGGTTCCCAAGGTACCCAATGCGCTTCCACCGGTCATCGACCTCGAACTGGGTGGAAACGCTTCCAAACTTCCCGCCCCCGACGACTTTCAGCGCGAGCTTCGAACGTTCATTGAGACCATTAAAACCAGGTATGGCACCGAGCCGATGATCTACACCGAGCCAACCTTCGAATCCACCTTGCTCCGAGGCTTCCCCATTGTTAGAAGGTGGAAACCCTCCTTCTTCTTGCCCTTAAAACACGATGACCAATGGCAGGTCTGGCAGTACTCCGAAAGAACTCGCGTAAAGGGAATAAGTGCGACTGTCGATGCAGATGTCTTCAACGGTTCGCAACAAGAGTTCGATGCCTGGCACTGACAAAAGAAGCCGCTTTGTTCTTCTTCATTTCGTTTTCAGGTCCGACCTGTACGCTAAAGACAACATCCCACAGCCGGTGGCTTGGGAGGTAACGCGATGAAGATCAAATGTATCACGCTCGGTATGTTGGCAATAGCGCTGACATCTCTTTCGATGGCGCAGGGTGGCCCTCCAGGCGGCGGCCCTCCAGGTGGTTTCCAAGGCGGTCCCGGCGGACCGATGGGAATGAGGGGCGGCCCCGGCGGCAGCGAAATCGGCCTGCTCACTCGACAAGACGTTCAAGATGACCTGCAGTTGACGGCTGAACAGAAAACCAAGGTCGCGGCTCTGGCTAAGAAGTATATGGGCCAGCGCGGCGGCCCTGGTGGCGGAGGACCCGGCGGCGGTGGTCCTGGCGGCTTTGGCGGACCTCCTCCCGGAGGCGGCGGCCAAGGTGGCCCTCCAGGCGGTGGTGGCGGAGGTGATTTCGATCCCGACGAAATGCGAGCCCAGATGGAAAAACGACAGGCCGAAGAAAAGAAAGCCGTTGCCGAAATCCTGACTGACGCGCAAGAGAAGCGACTCGCCGAAATCAAGGTTCAGATGCAGGGCAACCAGGCCGTCATGGACCCCGAGGTTCAGAAGAAGCTCGGCATCACCGACGATCAGAAGGACCAGATTCAGGTCGCCATGGATGACGTCCGCGAGAACATGCCGCGGCCGGATTTCAGCAGCGGCGAGCGACCCGACCCGCAGCAGATGCAGGCGCAGATGAAGAAAATGCAGGCCCAAATGGACGAAGCCATCGGCAAAGTCCTTACCGCCGACCAAAAGGCGAAGCTGAAGGCCCTGGGCGGAAAGCCTTTCAAAAGAGTTGACCCGAAGCCTGGACAGGGCCGACCGGGTGGAGGAGGTGGCTAAAGAGTAAAACCGTCGTTCGCTTCAATAAATCCTAAGAGAGAAAGAGGATGGTCCATCGGCCATCCTCTTTCTTTTTGCTCCTACCGGACGGGCCGAATCTTCAGTGCTCGCAGGTTAATCGGGTGCCAGCCATCTGCGATGGCATGCACCGAAATCACGGCTTTGCCGTGCTCCTTCACTTCGATCCGTCGCAACTGCACCCGTTCGTACTTCTTGTAGTCCCCGGTGTTCGGCGCAGTGTAGGTCACCTGCTGGTCGCCGTACCCAACGCTGAACTTTGCCCCGCCCACCGAAGCGACCTCGGTCGAAACGGTGTAGATGCCAGGCTTGTCGATCACAAACGTCCACTCCAACCAGTCGGAAGGGTTCGTCCAAAATCCAAAGTTCTCTTGGTGAGCGTCGCCCTCCACCTGAAGCTCAGAGCCATGAATCTCGGCATCGCCTGGAACCAAGTCCAGGGTTCCGTCGATGTTCTGCATCACCTGTGGCTGAACCACCTGCAACTGGTCGCGAACCTTCAGAACGACGGTCGTCGAATACGGGTTCTGTGGCTCGTCGGGAACCTGAATTTCGACATTCTGCCCGACGTTCGTCGCCTTTAATCGAGTCCCGCCCACTAGCATCGAAGCCGATGTCACCGGGTTCAACAAGCCCGGAACCACGAGCTTTCCGTCCTTAGGCCAATCAAAAACGTGCAGGTACAGGGTTGCGCCCCGCCGATCGGCAACCTTGGTGCATCGACCCCACGCCAGCCGCTTAAACGGGCTGGCCGTTGTGGCGTAGATCGCCTTGCTGTTGTCCTTCATCCAGTCGCCGATGGTCTTCAACCGCTCGATGGACGCCGACGGGAATTGCCCCAGGCTGGTCGGTCCGACGTTCAGCAGGTAGTTTCCACCCTTCGAAGCGATATCGACCAGGTTGCGAATCAAGGTTTCCGACGACTTCCAGTTGTCGTCGTAGCTCTTATAGCCCCAAGTGTCGTTCATCGTCATGCACGTCTCCCAGTCGCGTCCCGGGTAGCCGGTCGCCGGGATGTACTGCTCCGGCGTTTCGGTATCGCCCTTGTAGCCGCCCCCTAGTCGGTTGTTGTAGATGATGCCTGGCTGAAGCTTGAGCAGAGGCAGAAGCTCGTCGGCGTACTCCTTGGTCATGCCAACCGGCGTATCCCACCAAAGGCACGAGACCTTACCGTAATTGGTCAGAATCTCGCGAACTTGCGGCACCGCTACGTTCTTGATGTACTCGCCCATGTCGCCATCTTGCCCTTTGTCCCAATGTCCACCTGCCGCCGCGCCGCCGGGATGGTTCCAGTCCTGGGCTTGCGAATAGTAGAAGCCCAGGCGCATGCCGTACTTTTTGCACGCCGCCGCCAACTCGGCCAGCGGGTCACGTTTGAAGGGCGTTGCGTCGAAGATATTCCAGTCCGAGACTTTCGAGTGGAACATCGCAAATCCGTCATGGTGCTTGGAGGTGATGACGATGTACTTCATCCCCGCATACTTGGCCGTCTTCACCCACTCATCGGCGTCGAAGTCGACCGGATTGAACTCTTTGGCGTAGGCTTGATACTCCTTCATCGGAATCTTGCCCGTGTTCATGATCCATTCGCCGATGCCACCGATTCGCTTCCCGTTATAGGTACCGGCGGGGACCGAGTAAACACCCCAATGGATGAACATGCCGAACCGCGCCTCGCGGAACCATTTCATCCGGGCATCGCGCTGGGCGGGCGTCTCGCCCGCATAAGGATCTGAACTAACCCCTTGCGCGAAAGTTGACGAAAGCAATGCAAAAGTTAACAGCGGTGTCACAACCCCACCCTACCTCGTAAAATTACCGAGGTATACCAACGCGGTGAATAATCCGTATTTGATTCACGGCCTTACGGTGGGGCCGATAACGGTTCGCCGCTTAGTCGAGGCGATCGGTGTGGAGCAGGCGGATGTGCTCGCCGACCCCGAGCGCTTCACCCTCCGCGAAGCCGTCGCCCACCTGGCTGATTGGGAGAAAATCGACCTCGATCGCATCCGGCAGGCCATCGCCCAGCCCGGCTCGACTCTGCAGCCTTACGACGAAAGCCAACGCGCGATCGACGAAAACTACGCCGAAGCTGATATCCTTTCCCATCTCGACCTTTACGCCAGCCGCCGCGCCGAGACCATCGCCTTCCTCCAATCGCTCACGGAGGACCAGTGGAAAGCCGTCGCCTTTCATCCCGAAAAAGGGAGCCTCACGGTGTACGACCAAGCCAACCTGATCCTCGGTCACGACACTTACCATGTCGAGCACCTAACTCAGTTTCTTTAGGGTGCCCGCTTCCATCGCGCCTGCCGCCTGCAAGGCTAACAACAGGGCTGCCGCAACGACGGTCGCGCCAAGGTGATACATGCCCGAGGCGCTTGGTACGATCAAAGGCTCGAGGGCCAGGGCTACAAAATAGGTCGCCAAAGCAACCGAATTCTCACGGTAGGCGAAAACGAAGACGGCCGCGAGGGCGATCACATGACCATTCACTAAGCTCATGAGCGATAAGGGCGAAAGACGAAAAACCGCTCCTCCCATTAGCACCGCAACCAAGGCGGCAGGCAAGGACTGAAGCATCAGGATTTGGGCAAATCCTCGGCCTCGATTCGGCTGGCTGCCCACCAAAACGCAAACGGCCCCCACAACCAGGGAGATCGCTATCATGACCAGTGCGTCAGACGTTTGCGACTGGCCCATTCGCGCGAACACGGCGGCCACTCGAGGGCTGTCATGAGAGTGCTGGACTCGACTAGCGACAAACACCATGACAATCGGAATCATGCCGACGACAAGCGATGGCCCCGGAGACTTTCCTTTGATCGATTCCCCAATCCTTCGCCACGTCAGACCGTCACTCCAAAAAAATGGAATCAGGGCCGTAACTCCAATGATCATCAACTCGATCAGGCCAATGTTGAGAGCCCAGAACGAGGATCGATATTCCGATATTGGGACCGCCTGCCAGACGATGATCGGGCTGAAAATCGCGATCAGGGTGACAAATACGAGTAGCCAAGACTGCTTCCGGATTGTCAGGCTATCGTCCACAAGGCCATTGTAACACCCTTGCGGTGGAGGGGGCACAGACCCTTTGGGAGTGCGAAAACCTGTTTTCGCTTTGGTCTGCGAAGCCTGCTTCGCCGAGGGATGAGGGGTGTTCTTTTGAATCTGGAAGCGGAGATGCTCAGGGTTCAAAAAACCTAAAGCCGAACCGCCCGAATCCCGTCGTTGTTCCATGCGGCAATCACCACACGATGATTCGGCGAAGAAACAACCACCGGGTCTGTGCCCTTGGCATCCAAAACGGTCGGCTTACCCTTCGGCGCCAAGCTCAAAATGCCTCCCTTACCGACCCAAACCGTGTATAGCCCGCTAGGACCCCAGGCGCCCCAGGGCTGTCGTCCATCGCCGATCAAAGCCTCCTTACCCTTCGGCAGGCAGGAAAAAACCTGATCCTTGCGCCGCCAAACCGTGTCCACACCGCCACTGCTGTCCGGCACCACCATCCCGCCATCCATCGGACAAGCGTCGAGTTGCCAACTCTCGCCTCCCAACTTGATCGGAGCCGGAATGTCGTAGCTCGAACCCAGGGTCGAGGTCAAATACATGTCTCGATTGCCGTCCAGCGAGTTACGAAACATGACCCAGAGCTTGCCGCTAGAGTCGTAGGCCAGCGACGGGTGACAACATTCGCAGATCGATCCGCCCGGAGATTGGTACACCAGCCGATTCCGGCTCCAGGTCTCGCCATGATCCTTGGAGGTCGATAAGTACAGCTTCGTACCCTTTGAGCGCAAATCCAGCCAGGCGCAAGCCAGAGTTCCATCGGGGCCAACCGCCATCGCGTGCAGGCCCTCTCGCGCGGCCCCTGCCACATCGTCTACCCTCGTCGGCATCGACCAAGTGATCCCGCCGTCGTCCGAACGAAACGCCACCAAGTCGCCATCCTGACCACCGCCCTGTCGACCGTAAACCGCTGAAATCGTGATGTGATCGCCGTACGCGGCGATGCGTGGTCCACGCCTCATTCCAAGCGAAAGTCGGCCATCGTTCGCAACCAGGATCGGGCGTGAAAACGTGGTGCCACGATTGGTCGAGTAGGCGCAGTAGATGGCATCTCCCCGCCCAAAAACGGCAAAGACGTGGCCGTTGTCCTCCACCGCAAGTTGAACCTCCCGAAAGTTCGGATCGGTGGCGATCGAGACCACTTTGACCTTCTGAAAAGCGAGGATGGCTAACAGGGTCGTCATGCCTCAGTATAGTCCGGGACGACGGAAGTAGGTTAGGAGCTAGCTGGCTCGGGCGATGTCTTGTTCTGGCTAGCCTCCGACTTCCATTGAAAGTACACCGCTCCTGCGATGACTGCCAAAGCAAGAGCCTCGGGAAGCAGAAACTCTTGAGTCGTCAAGTTAAAGAAGCGCTTAGCGTAAATCGACACAAGATAGAGGAAAAATGGTAGGAGAGACCGCGTCGAAAGCAGGATCATCGCGCAATTTGTCGCTAGGCTCAATGCTGATGCCTCAAGCAAAGTAATAAGTAATTGAAATTGGTCATCTGCGCCCGTATATGCGAACGTACCGTAAGCGGTGTGATAGTTCAAAGGAATTGACGAGATTACGGCTACCAAGATGAGAGTGACAATGGCTCTTGCCTTGCTACTCTGGCTCGCAATAGCGATCGGAACCATGAGAGCAAAAAGTGGAAACACAAAGTATAGGAATATCAGAAAAGGACTCTGCGTCATGGGGTGCCAAAGCGGTAGTTCAGGGTGGGAGCCCGAGCCGAATTGGTTGGCAACCATGATGAAGCCGATTGGCACCAAGCCAAACCAGGCGTAGCGCGTCGGCGTGCGGAGCTGAGAAAAGATGCGCTTGTATGTCAGGCCATGCCGCCAGACTAAAGGGAGGATCGCGGCAAGGATCGTAGGCACAAACTGGAGGTAGCTCAAGACGCCCATTAAGGCATCGTATTTTTCGGTCCGGCCCAAACTTCTGGCCATAACCGAAACGCCGATGTACCATAGACTCGAAATAGCGATGAGAATTCCCAGAGTAGCCGACTGCCTCCTCTCGTAATGCCCATCCGTCATCGCCTCTAAGTTCACAACGCTATTCTTACATAGCTTTCGGAGAATGGTGGGACACAAAATCCTTATCCATCGTTATATCGAGCGAATGACCGCTCTGTGCTCTGAATCCTGAATGATTGAGTAATCTAGGCCATGCTCTCGATCCTCGCCGTTGCCGCGATTCTCGCGCCCCAAGACGCTAACAAGACCGTCATCGACAGTCTGCGCAATAAGGGCCTTTCCGAACTCGGCGC
This window contains:
- a CDS encoding tetratricopeptide repeat protein; translated protein: MSADQTKRWKVKLFGGLSAESPERRIDAFQTQKTAQLFAYLALNSGRFMYREVIADLFWPQSDRVAARASLNQAIAWIRKEFGERDLLTTDRNCVAIERDLVDVDVERFLTLVLDESGSPGDRRARLVEAEGLYSDELLKGMNDTWVRVERLVLAEKYVRALKELTTMDEQNNDLDESIEWQRKLVRLEPHVEEHHIRLMKLYGLTGNTGGIRRHMAEYAEMAKQSGLAPSREMLAVVEDLTHESIPTMAVTHAEASSNHNVPSPISRFYGREDSLDAIRGLLSDRSRLITILGLPGVGKTRLAIQVGLDAAPRFAEVCYVQLAPHDPDENLAEVIQTEIEPGPAQSLVQRLSYASSTLLILDNFEHFVETGVEVVRQILNQCPNVQVLTTSQVSLGLNGEVVHALAPLPVPPNTADLRELLGNPSFQMLLDRIRSIVPNYQPTEGEAEMLAVLCRRLEGFPLAIEIAAARTQTSSVYDLLQEVSERLETLSGHASDVPSRHQSIHAALNHCFAMLSEPTKRALSRLSVFRGGWTLDAAEDVLREDGLPAILRSLMARALIWSTQPAAQTQPTRFEMLDLVRRFSMEQSVVGDIESLGERHAEYYARLAKQAAHDAQGPKRAVASLRLRSETPNLIAALEWLEAHERFDEALDLAVDLGWFWQTHGVFDRHRDRLQSLVAAAEGRVQPEKLASAYQLLGQVELLRTALEAAETGFSKSLDLGRTVGDQRRIASSLLGLGAVSIRRNQQLPAKDFLEESLAISDASGDTTGSSLAHLYLAFALSELEEYEDAKRHFDESLRIETELQNYDGIAKAYSNLSIWARFQGRLALAAHYARESLRIYDGFGQWAGVARASTNLAKILSLEGEDVEPLELICRALTIFDEMGDILGVQSCIAGLVSVFLSDGRIDDAARMMAMEATLAKRLGAPMSPSDEEEYRRTCQVVRDQVAGDQIEALMTDASIRTAHEIAQIGIAATRSVVLQ
- a CDS encoding PEP-CTERM sorting domain-containing protein — protein: MTVWGLSPTSERRSSQRWGSGKGEDMKSITMNSAKGLLGLAVLSVGATAVADQPQYTIVDLGVVNSTDSASQGFRISASGIATGRSFGTGKTQAYTWTQGGGLSGLSNLASPVRNYCVGNGVNDSGTVVGVGATTSFGSSRLPVMWENGVATQLGLPSGQTLGDANDVNNNKVAVGSANSGTNQRAVIYQGGTGSFITATTSNGSYFVTAFGVNDSGLVVGEGWDPNNAAVTVGLVYDMSTGTTSSLGSLTSFGHNSAIAFDVSNAGYVVGSSSLNGGANSLPFVWTAGGGMSAIALPTGTSQGSARGVNDSGWVVGTASSAFAIPFLYDGTNTYRLADLLVNSNGWDLLTNTSSSAMGISDSGVIVGTGVHNGATHAYAMVPVPEPASFAVLGLGALALISRKRKNQ
- a CDS encoding DUF3500 domain-containing protein, with the protein product MVAAIQRSESPVDRFLKSLTADQRAQAMKSFDDPYRTNWRFVPASREGIHLKDLTPDQAKLAADLLHSSLSDAGYKRVETIKGLENVLKEMEGGNPGRDQGLYTFTFFGSPSLTAPWGWRYEGHHVSLNFTYKGGRLVSSTPQFFGANPAEVMSGPQKGTRALPKEQDLAFALLGSLNTSQLSDALIATSAPGEIVTSNARKVSIQEDKGLHYADLDAKQKQALLNLVKVYTESQTGEEAKRRWNRVEPNTIVFAWMGSTKPGKGHYYRIQGSKFLIEYDNTQNDANHIHSVWRDFDGDFGEDVLADHYAEWHHSPN
- a CDS encoding lysozyme, which translates into the protein MDQPMKRRILFGLFLAFAGIAAATAFYLEGWWIPNYPSERDYPVRGIDVSHHQGVINWNAIPKSVQFAYIKATEGTDYVDPNFTSNWKGSALVNIRHGAYHFYRLDKPGMKQAENFLRSVPKVPNALPPVIDLELGGNASKLPAPDDFQRELRTFIETIKTRYGTEPMIYTEPTFESTLLRGFPIVRRWKPSFFLPLKHDDQWQVWQYSERTRVKGISATVDADVFNGSQQEFDAWH
- a CDS encoding exo-alpha-sialidase encodes the protein MTTLLAILAFQKVKVVSIATDPNFREVQLAVEDNGHVFAVFGRGDAIYCAYSTNRGTTFSRPILVANDGRLSLGMRRGPRIAAYGDHITISAVYGRQGGGQDGDLVAFRSDDGGITWSMPTRVDDVAGAAREGLHAMAVGPDGTLACAWLDLRSKGTKLYLSTSKDHGETWSRNRLVYQSPGGSICECCHPSLAYDSSGKLWVMFRNSLDGNRDMYLTSTLGSSYDIPAPIKLGGESWQLDACPMDGGMVVPDSSGGVDTVWRRKDQVFSCLPKGKEALIGDGRQPWGAWGPSGLYTVWVGKGGILSLAPKGKPTVLDAKGTDPVVVSSPNHRVVIAAWNNDGIRAVRL